The nucleotide window ATTATGCTTAGACTCTGGtgaggcatttgacttggtactgcTTTTTAGTCAAAGTGTCATGCACAGCAATATAAAATTAACACAGCAAGGCACACACTTAATGAATTAAACACCAGCTGATAGGTTTCTAAGTGTAAAGGCAGAATTATTATTTAGCAGGTGTTTCTAGTGGGGTGCCGGAGGAATTGTTTTTAACCGTACCTGCACCGCTTACACATTTTGAgcaatgatctggaagaaaatgaCACAAAGATTGGGGGGGGAGAAGTGAGGTCATTGATACAGAGCAATGAGAATTGCACGGTAAAATTGAGGCAAACAGacaatatacattttaatacatCTAGAAACAAGCATGTAAGGAATATTCACCGAAGGAGGATAATAGCTGAACATCAGTtaacagtctcagaggggtagccatgttagtcggtGTCTGCAAAAATAACgaagagtccagtggcacctttggcctggtctatactagaccaggcaggtcggtTTAAGATACACTACTCCAGCTACACAATATGCATAGCGGGAGTTGgcttacaaaatgatggggactaatttagctattaccactcaagagagatcctggagtcattatggatagtcgttatgaaaacatccactcggtatgcagcggcagtcaaaaaagcaaacaatgttaggaatcgttaaaaaaagggatagagaataagacagaatattttattgcttctgtataaatccatgggacaccCGCTTCTTGAATACtccatacagatgtggtcacttcatctcaaaaaagacctcttggcattggaaaaggttcagaaaagagccccCAAaacaatgaggggtttggaacgggccccagatgaagagagattgaaaaaactggggcGTCTCACTGTAGAAACAAGGAGACTAGAGGGGGATAGAGGCCTACAAAATCTGacaagtgtggagaaagtgaataaggaaacgttatttacttgttcccatagcataagaactaggggtcacccaatgacatTAACAGGagagggtttaaaacaaacaaaaggaggtttttcttcacgcagtgcacagccaacctgtggagatttaggttagagacTAGGAAACGTTTTTAGCTAGTGGCAGGGGCGGCGAGTataataggcaggggaaggcattgccttcccaaaccaccagcttgGCCCAACTCAGACTCCGTCCCCCGAATGCCTTCTGAAAGGACATCAGAGCCTTCCCTAAACAGGAGGGCTGAGGCCTGTGCCCTTCCCCCAAGTCCCCAGCTCCCTAAGTCTCTCCACCCCCTGGCAGTGGGGCCTCAGGGGGAAGAAGACGGGACTGGAGCCGGGTCCAAATTGTGGGAGGGCTCCCTGACTCCCCtcgggtgggagaggaggtgtcTCGCTGTGCCAGCATTTGAGAAGAGGCTTCCACAAGCCATACCCGGGGTTCTGTGCCACAGTCTGCGCTGCCCTTCCTGGCCGATTTCCCCTTCGCGCTCTAGAACGTGAAAGCTTCCTTCCGATCCCCGTGCGCGGGCGGCTGCAGCCAGGGTTATAAATAGGCGTCTGACTGCAGCGCGGTCTTGACTCCCGGCCTGGAGCAGCGTGTCAGAGAGTCACTAAGAGACGCAGGCTGAGTCTCCAGGGGTCATACCGCTCACTCTGAGGCCGTCGAAGGCAGAAAATGCCACGAGAAGCACTGTTCTCAGGGCAAACGCTACAtacacccagccccctgctagGTTAAAAACCCCACCACTGGCCACCCTGCCAACAAAGCTCAGGTCCTAGTGCTGagccactccccgacttacgaacacaccGACTTACGACTGTctgtacttacgaccaacctcccattaaccccataaTAATATTTTCGAGCTGAGAACCATGTATgtcaagtttttcgaacagcgCGGGCAGCGCATTTAAAGGTATTTCCGACTTAcgaccaaatcgagttacgaccaggcGTTGAACGTAACccgttcgtaagtcagggactgcctgtgtaAGGAATTATCACTCCaatggttcgggggggggggggggggaggaaaccttttttgggtcggaagccactgacccacggaaaaatcagtcggggccgcacacaagtgagaataaaaaaaaataaaaaaaaacaaacaaaaaaaaaaaaacaaccaagcaTAAAACCCAGCCTAGAAGATTTTGTGTTCCAGCCACATGATGGGGCAGGCTTCCCTGAACCTTGGGGGCcatatccaggcaagccgggggggcCCCCCGCTCTGAGGTTccccatttcacacacacactacGCCGTGCACATGTTGTTACTTTATAACGGTTGTTACCTCAGCTTAACCTGGTGCTGCAGTGCGGACTAGGGGCAGTGACCCGCCAAGTGCTTAGCTTGTTTCCTGTGAAAAAAATTTACCACAGAAAATATCGGCTGGTGCAGCGGcggtggcaggggcaggggcgagCTTCATCGCTGTCTCTACTCTAGGGTCGTCACGTTTCTACCAGACAACCCCAACATccttgccctgccccgcccctcctttaggccccgccccctgctcactccatcctccctccttctgTGGCTTGCTCTACCCACCCTtacttgctcattttcaccaaACTGGCTCAGGGgattagggtacaggagggggggggggctctggggtgcgggaggggatgAGTGCTCCGGCTGGGGGGCCAGGCttcggggtggggctgaggggttgggatgcaggaggggggggtctgggctgggatTTAAGTGTTTGAAGGGCAGGGGAGAAaccagggctggggcaagggttggggcacaggtggggggctgagggggtcAGACCCCAGATGGCACtcacctcaagcagctcccaggaacAGCAGCATGTCCCCTCTCCAGGTGCGGCCAGGCGGCTCTGTGCTGTCCTCAGACACCACCctcccagctcctattggccatccTTCCCGGTGGGCACTAGCCAGTCAGGACTGACCTGTCCCCCAGGTGCGGGGAGGTGTTCATGGCATATTTGGGGCAGTTGGTTTCAATTTTTCAGCAGTTTCCCGTTtacacgctggggggggggggagaagagagggggcaggagccagtgtttgcaggctgctggcttttaagccagttcccccggagcactggctcccacctgtgctgctgcttctatgggagtcagcagggaggggcaggcggctTCACAGGCGTTGgcacatgtggggagctggcttagaaGCCGGCTCCCTacaggcaccggctcccacctccccgctgctgcctcggatacagaggcaacaaagggggtGTGCTGCGTGTGGTCAtgaggattaactgataaggccAGGCTGGGCTGTTTAGCTTGTCAATGCGGAGACTGCCtgctgtttgtgcagcacctggccCCTGGCTGGAGCCCAGAACACATGGGCCATGTGAAGCTGCACACGACTGGAAGATAAAATGGGGCATCACTGAATGAACGCAGACGCCAGCTTCACAGCGTGGTCGCGGTGAGAGACTAGACCTGCGCGGGATTGTGACAGAGCCTGGGGATGTATAGCCGTTACGGCCACAAGGGACCATGAGATCATCCTGTCGGGCCTCCGGCACAGCACGGCCCAGTGAATTCCACCGAGCCATTCCTGTCTCAAGACCAGAGCCTCCGGCCGAGCTACTGCAGAGCtattagaccaggggtctccaactcccagcccacaggccgACCTCAGCCCAAGCAACTTCACAGTCcagcccaggagtcctgtggggaagcaggaagtgtGGGGATCACAACGCCttctgctgccccctgcctggtAATCCCCTAAGCCATGTCCCTTGGGGTAAGggtgcaatggggggaggggagcagaggacaaGGTGGGGGTTGAAAGGGGAGGTTTTGGGGGCCATGGATGGACATACACCCCTTGGGCTGCAGGGATTCCCAGGTCAGATGGTGAAACTGCTCAGGCTGTAGATGGCTCCCgggctgtgagtttgagaccctgTACAGACAGATGCGCACTGAACTGAATTAAAGAATTCTGGAATGATCTGTAGCGAACTCGAGTTCTAACAAAACCTTCCAAACAAGGAATGGAACGGACCGGCTGAGACCAAAGAAAAActgcaattaaaaaacaaactttcCAACACAGTCTCTTAGCAGTGGGGGGAATAAACCTTCAGACCAGCACAGACAAAGCTTCAAACCAGTCGCATTTACCTGTCATTGTCGGTGCTGCTTGTTCACGGCTGGTTCTTCCCTGGATAATGAAAACTCTAATCCCCTTGGACAGTTGGTTGTTTCCACTTTCCCAGGCTCAGGCCCTGCAATGCTTGGCTTACAAACACTGCAGGGGAGTCGTTTGGTGTTCAAAAAGTCATGGAAACGGCCTTAATGCCTCTGGGGTCGGAAGGAATATCTTGTCTCTTTACAAGAGACAAGGTTACGTACACAGTGCAGCTCTTTTCCGGAATACCTCCAGCATCCCAGAAAAGCTgcgccatgtccaaggaacgtgtccacttttccGAACAGTTTGAGAAAAGCGGACACgttttcgccatccctgtaaaccttgtcgAGGAAGACGGGATgtgccgaaagaggaggtttttccaaaatttggcgccgtgtagatgtgccaaattttggaaaagcctcttccaaaagaaaagcggaaaaagatacgcaaattgcagtttcttttccaacttttctttgtagcgtagacacagcctaaatctGGAGCTAGAGGAGTCCTTTAGGCCACACCAAGCAGTGGTCGATTGGTCCCATATGGCCACACCCAAGTGCAAAATTCTCAGCCTGCAGGGGCTGAATTTTTCACACCTCAGGAAAAGAGGCTGAGTCTGACAGAACGAGATTTTTTGCTGACTTTCCTTCAGGGGGAAACATTCGTGGGTTCTTCTAGGAGGAAAGTCATGCTTGAGGAAACAGCCAAGCTGGCTTTGGAGCCCTTGTTTGGGCAAAGAGGGCAGGCTGGGTTCGTTGTCCTCATTCGTGTTTCACTGACCAGCTGTTTAAAGACAGAAAGCATGAAGAAAAGACAGGTACCAGAAATGATATTCTCCTTTTATTTACACTATAGCCACGACCTCAATATGTTTGTGTTCGCTGCCGAGATGCTTTGTATTGTAAACTGGGCACGTAGACCCAAGACATTCTGTCTGGTCAGATCCAGCACTAAGTTCCCAGACCACCATATGGTTTATCCAGAGTCGTGAGAGTGTCGGATTCACACGGTTGTGTATCTGCACAATCAAACCCTCCGTCGTCACGGAACGATATTTACACCTACGGGCTCCCAACGGCCTGCTGCTAGGAGCACAGAGTTTGTCAAACCCCGCAGAGTTAGAAAGTGTTGCACACGCTCGTCGAAGAGGCGGTTGTCCACTCCACTGGGACTCCAGCAAGACGCGCGGAAATATTGCACTTGTACATGAAGAAAAGAGAGGACGCAGGGAGCTCCTATCATACAGCGACGACACGGGAGGTCAATAAATAAATGGAGAGGAGTGTGGTTGGCCTGGGGAAGGAACTGGCTTTTCTGCTCAGAAGTGCCATTGTAGCCCCCCAGCAGGGCTTTCGGGGCGGAGCACAGAAGCCCCACTGACAGGGGTTTGGTCCAGTTGAGTGTCTCTTGCTGAGGTAAGAAGCAGGTTCTTGGTTTCCACCCACCCCAAAGCCCCGCTGCCCCCTAACTCAGGGTCACTTGTTGCCCCCCAAAACCAAAGACGAAGCTCAGGCCAGTACTTCACAGTAGTCTCGTGGGAGTTCCCTCCTGGCTAAAATCACACCTGAGCCTCGGCAAAGGGCGTCGTACCAGTGAGATGGGGAGGCCCTGAGGAGGGTACGATGCAACAGTACCAGACTGCTTGGCTCTCCAGCCCCCGGGCCTCTTGCTCTCTGCCTTTGCCTCTTCACACATCCGCTGGTTCCAGAGCTCTGGCTTCCCCGGGCGGCCCCCCACAGAAAGGCCAGCTCCCCGAAGATCGCTCCAGTCCATTCCAtgtaaacaggcagctcccaggctgcCCCGGCAGAGTCCGTGGGCTCTACAGGGAGGGGCTGGATTTCTTCTGGTGGATTAAGTCTAAATACAACTCGGAGCGGAGGAAGCGGGGGTAAGGGTCCTTCTCCATGAGCCCATAGATCCGTTTCTGAGCGAGGTCGAAGCAGCTCCGGGTGACAGTCTGCAGGTTTTCTTTGGTGTGGTCCCGCGTGTAGGAGTCCAGGTTCACCTGCAGAGGAACAAGGGACAGTCCCCTAAAGCCATGCCCAGCAGACTTTCCCAGCCTGGCCCACCTGGCGCTCATTCTCTGCTCCAAAGGGAACCGTCACCCACTTGGGAAGGGCTTTGGCAGGGACAGACCCGGGCACACACTAGGGACGGGCTCCGGGAACCAAACAGTCCCTGCTTAATGCAGAGATGGGCAACGAGGCCGGTGAGCGGGCCGCAGGAGTGACCTCCATCTCAGTGGCCACAGGACTGGCGTAACCACGCCAGGCTCCTGGGCGAGGGTGGGTCTGCCAACTGCGCTGGCGTCCCTAGAATTCGCAGGGCGGGCCGACGGGACCGCAGCAGCGCTGGGTCTGGCTGGCTCTCGCTTCGCGGGCTTCAAGCGAGGGTCACGTTCGTAACACCGCTCGGAAAAACCCTGACACGGATGGAAGCCAGCAGAATCTGGTAACCCGGCGTGTGGGTCAACGACTGTCTCAGGGGCCACACGCAGAACCGCAGTGgccgcaggctgcccaccactggttAATGGCTGCTAGCCAAGGACGGTGCCCTAGCCTCCGTCAGCAGCGGGCTatgagagggatcacttgatgggtACTGGTTCTGTGCCCTCCCTCGGCAGACAGGACGCTTGCGCTGACACGGCCTGGCTGCTCATGTTCATAATGGGCTTCACCAGGGCACCTCCAGCCCTGGTAGGACAGGGCCAAAGGCTGCTCCTTGGTGAAGCCCCCACCAGCACGTGACGGGTAACAAGGCGGGGCTAACATGGGGGGGGTGGTACCCCCACAAGCTGACTCAGCAGCACTGGCATCAGGGATGGTTTTGGAACCGCCTGTCTGGACGGCCGGGATGTGGATCGGCAAACTGAGCTCGGGTCCCTGGGCAGCCTGAAGCCAACTGCCAGCCTCAGACGGGCCATTCCCGGCCCCTGGGGCCTTGCGCTGGCAAGGGACACTGGCCAGTATCTCCAGGGCAGCACCAAGGGGCCTCTCCAGCCCTCAGCACGTGGTAGAGCCACCTTGTGCTCTGCCATTCTGACAGCTGGCATGACGGACCCCAGCCAGCAGAGAGACCGGCCAGGGCCTCGAGCGGGGCAGCAGGCTGTGTGGCAAGTGCCCCCCGGTACCTCTTTGCAGGACTGGATAGCAATGTACTCGGCGAAGACCTTCTTGGCCTTGGACACCATCTTGGACTGGGATTTGATCTTCTTGTATTCCTCGCACGCCAGCCAGAACTCCAAGTTCTCCTCGCTGAACTCCGTCCGCAGGAAGGCCCGAAAGGCGGCAAGCCCATCTGCCGGGAGCACAGCCAGCTCTACTGCcaggccccagcagccagccacccactgggACCCCGCTGacacccccgccagcctctcccaACAAGCTCTCCCCTCTGGGGAAGACAAATACGGGGGGAGACAGCCTATGGGCGAGTCCCGCCGCCGGGGGTCCCCACTCGGAGCTggaaatgctgctgcagctgcggAACTGGGGGAAGGGCTGAGACACCCCGGTAATGTCTCCTGGCCCCCTGAAGTGCCCCTGGGGACGGGAaggctgtggctgctgggagTTCACGGAAACCCCAGCTAGCTGGGAAACCCGTCTCCGGCTAGTctagcccctgccctgggacacAGCCCAGCCAGTCTGCCCCGGAGGAGGTGACCTTCCTAGCCCTGCTGTTTCCCCCACGAGGAAGACCTCCTCAGCCGGAAGCGGAGCACTGTCCCTGGAGAACACAGCCCCACggactggaggggggaggggggaggggagcgagcgCCGGAGCCCCCAGGGGGGGTCGCACGCGAGAAGCGCAACACCCGAGAGGCTCCTGCTCTGccgggggagcccagccccagctccagccccgggggaggagcagcagccactTACATTTGtgctgcagcagcctctccagAGATTCCCCCCACTTGAGCGCTTCCTCCGGGCTGGGCCTGCAACAGAAGGAGCTGTCACTGGAAAGgcaaagccctgcctgggctcCCGGCCGGATCAGACCCTgcctctgctgccccactgggcCGAAGGGACCCCGCTTCTCCCCGGCGGGCAGCACTTTCGGGGCCCTggcggtggggagcagggcagagctaggcagccccctctgcccagcccgaGGCTCAGACAaagggctgctggggggcaggagagccgcAGACAGAGGCAGTGCTCCGGCGGCTAGTCCGGACCCCTACGAGTCTCGCGCAGGCtggtggcccaggctgggcacTGCGAGGCCGCCCAGTTCCCAGCTCCGAGCCCAGGATACCAGAGGCCAGGCCGCTGGAGCCAGGGCTTGGGCCCAGACAGGCTCCCCCGCgagggaaggggccagaggaGTCCAGACCCTGCGCCGTTTCACACGGCCCGGCGGGGCCCATGGGACCCTGGGGTGAGTCGGTGGCTTCGGACAGGTGGGCCACAGCCCCGTGGGGGCAGctgtgcagcagcctctgtgaaGGCCACACGGTGGCTCAGCCCCTCGCCAGGGGAGCGGGAGGCCTTGGGGGAGGTTCGCCGGCCTGTGTGAGGCAGGAGCTCAGAGGGGATGGGGACAACGGCCCACGCGGGCCTTAACAGCCGTGTCTTTTGCTGGCCAAGCCTGTCCCCTGCTGtcacggggggaaggggagtagcCAGCTCCGCACTGGCCCTGAGGGCTTCGCTCAGCTGtggcctgggatgggggcagcagggcagttcctgcccccccagctggtTGTCCTGGCGaccctgggccagctctgcaccgaGTGGTATCCCAGCGCcatgggcaccccccccccccacagcagctcTGGCAGCCCGGTGCCTCCCGCCGCCAGGACCTACTTGAGGGATTTCACTGCTTTGTCCAGCTTGGGGTTGCCTCCCGGAGACTCGTTTCGCCGTCGGAATATCCCCAGGCGGTTCTTCATGTCTTTGGCCCTGGAGAGAAGAGCGGGTTTCAGCGCCTGGGGCGGGCAGCTCTGCTGGGGAGACGGTCCCAGGGCACGGCCCCACGTTCTCCCGCAAGGCAGCTGGCGGCAGAACCCACTGCCAGAGGGCGGCTActgacccagaggcagagggactttAGGGCCCAGCGGGAGAGGCGCCCCCCCGGCTGAGCAGGGGCCAGAcggagcagcccggggcaggcctGGCTAGGCGCGGCCCTcggctggctggccccaggctcccccagcGCCCCACCACCTACTCTTTCATGGTGTGCCTGCGCTGCAGGCTCCCATGGTGGGGCTGTGCCAAGCCCAGCAGCAGGTCGGCGTGGAACTCCAGGGCCTGGGGCTTGGAGAGGTCTCGGAAGAAGGGCATGGCTGCCGGTCAGCCCGGCCTCCGGCAgcgtcccccaccccaggcagcgcGCCCCGGAGGGACGTGGCCGGGCAGCAGGCGAGCGAGCGATCAGCCTGGCCGGAGGCGGAGGCggctttgcctccctgctccGCGCTGCGCGCTGGGCCAGCAAGTCAGGAagtgggagggccgggccggaGGAGCTGCGCTGGCTCCACGGAGCGACACAGGCATGTGTGAGTCAGGGCGGCGTCAGCGCCAGCCAGCGCGGCCGCGCTCCAGCTGCACACAGGCCGCAGCGCCTGCGGACAGCTCCACGGCGGGTTGCTGGGGCAACCAAAGGAAGGTGGAAAAAAATCAGTCCAGCAGcaggggctttgccagagcagggaACCGGCGGGCCGGGATTTACGAGGAGCTATTTATAGAGAGCAGCCGTCCTCAGGaatgctggggcgggggaggaccAGAGAGGGGCCGAACGGGAGCGACAGGGCCCTGCACccagcccaggcagagacagggacGGAGACGTGGAGCTTGCACCCCAAGGGGCTTtggtgcagcctggggcccggctcTCTGCggcgggtgggaggggcagggctggccttgctAGGGAAATCAGCTAAGCCTGCCAGCTGTGTGACCTCCCCGGGGAGAGGCCCATCCTGCTGCGCACGCTGCCCTGGTGAGGCCAGGGCGGACCCTGGCTGCCACTCACACCAACGCACGGCCGGATCGTTCGCGagggccttgggctgggcagGCTTTGGCCCCCTGCCGCCAGGGCTGGCCCATGAAGGGGACAAGCCCACCCGGCCCCGTGGGGACtcatggagctggggggctgcatcTCTCGGCACAGCCCCAGCACGGTCACCTGGCACCAGTGCAGGCCCCAGGCATACAGCCGACCCCTGGGATGGCTCAGGGAAGGATTCTTCGGGCAGAATCTAAGGCTGCCCCGGCGGGCGGGGGGGATACAGGCTCTCgcggcccttcccccagccctcgcCCTGTCACCTGCCTGCCCGCAGGACCCGGCGCAAGGTACGCCCGTGTCCCAGGCAGAGCACACAGGCGAGCGGGCGGGCGACTGGAGCCAGGGCCGTGTGCTCTGTCCGAGGGCTctgctcagcgccccccccccccccccccatcagctctgAGCCTCCCCTCACTCTGCCAGAGCACAGGGCCTCCTCCCAGAGCCGCCCTGCTCAGACTATGGTGCCGAGGGCAGCCGGGCCATGGAGGAGAGAACCCCACGCTCGGCACCACGGAGCAGAAGAGAAGGACCGCTCCCATGGCTCCCTCGTCTCTCGGCAGGTTGTTTAACACTCAGCCCTGCAAGAGGCTGGGCCCTCGGGCCCCCTCCAGCAAGCAGGGAAGTACACACGTGGCTGTCGGCTCCTGTGACGTTCCACTGACTGCACAGGGCCGCGCCAAGCACCTAAAGACCGGCACCTGTTTGGATACTTGGCTGCACTGAGGGTGGAGGCTCAGTGCCTTGCTGCAGGGGTTCCGGCTGGGCAGAGACTCGGAGGCTGGCTGGCGGTTGCCCGGGATCAGCCAGAAAGCGACGTGGGAAAGCAGGGCCCAAAGAAGGAATCTAGCCCTCAACTGCCATCTGTCTCCTATTAGGGCTCTGCAGGAATGCTAACGCCCGAGGGCTGTTTCCAAGGGgggccacacagccctgcctAGCTCCAACCCACAACTGTAGCCATGGTCTTAACTTAGCAACTCAGCGGCTGTTCCCCTGCAGAATCAGCCCCTGCAGCTTGCATGGGCCCGGCACTCGGGAGGGGAGCCTGCTCTGGGCGTGAGCGAGAGCGCACATGCAAATGCCGAGCTAGCAGCACAGGGCAAAGCTCTGCTAGACAcagccccgtgtctcctgcctgaGACCGTGCAGCCCAGACAGCTCCCCATCCCTTTGCTAGCGCTCCGGCCCACCGGCCACGATTCCACCTGCACTGACTGCCAGAGACGACTGTCCTTTCATTTGCCTTGCTCCTCCTCACAACCCAacaacagccccagccctgaccgTCCCGCACCAGTGGGCGAGAGCCACCGACCTGAGCGACCCGGCCCTCAGTGGAGAGCTCGCTTTCTGGCCAGTAGCAGCAGAAAGGGCAGCTTGTAAGAAAACCCTTCCCTTGGGTTTGGGGCCGGCGATTCTGGTCAGCCCCCCAGGGCCTAGCAGCAGCCATGCCCTGGCTATCCTGGGGAATGACAGGCCAGCACGCCTGAAACTGACCTGCCACCACGATTCTCACAGCCTGGGCATCTCAGCACCTCACAGCAGCCCCCTCACCCCATCTCTCAGTGCCCGTgccccccacggcccccagcaaccacacacacgcacacacagaccaGAACCAGCAGCATCACAAttccgccccccccggccagctgccccccctgccccctctccctccccccccggccagccgccCCCCCTGCAGGCCAGccgcccccccctgcagaccagccacccacccacccacccgggccagccacccccccccctgcagaccagccaccccccccgcgggccagccaccccccccgaccagccacccccccatttccccccccggcagaccagccGCCCCCCCGCAGACCAGCCACCCACCCCCGGCCAGCtacccccccctgcagaccagccacccccccaggccagccacccccccccctgcaaaccagccacccccccgggccagctaccccccaccctgcagaccAGCCACCCACCCCCGGCCAGctaccccccaccctgcagaccAGCCACCCACCCCCGGCCAGctaccccccaccctgcagaccAGCCACCCACCCCCGgccagctaccccccccccctgcaaaccagccgccccccccggccagctaccccccctgcagaccagccgccccccccgaccagctacccccccccccccgcagaccagccgcccccccccggccagctgcccccccctgcagaccagccgcccccccccggccagctgcccccctgcagaccagccgccccccccggccagctacccccccctgcagaccagccacCCACCCCCGGCCAGCtacccccccctgcagaccagccacccccccgggccagccaccccccccccctgcagaccagccacccccccgggccagctaccccccaccctgcagaccAGCCACCCACCCCCGGCCAGctaccccccaccctgcagaccAGCCACCCACCCCCGGCCAGctacccccccccctgcaaaccagccgccccccccggccagctacccccctgcagaccagccgccccccccgaccagctacccccccccgcagaccagcccccccccccccgaccagctaccccccccccccgcagaccagccgccccccccggccagctaccccccccgcagaccagccgccccccccggccagcctacCTTTCCAGGTACTTCTCCGAGAAGTCCACCACGGAGCGGTGCATGGGGCCGGGCCCGTGGGCGGCCGGGGGGCGGGCGCTGGCCGGGGGGAGCGCGCGGAGAGCCCGCTCGCAGCTGCCGGCCCCCGAGACACTCCACATGGCCCGGCGGCCCGCGAGCCAAGCGGGGGCGGCGCGTCCCGGGGCGAGGCCAGGCGCTCCGGCCGCCCCGCaaccctccgccccgccccggcccgcGCCACCGCAGCCCAGCCGGTGCCAAGCGGCGCGggacggg belongs to Pelodiscus sinensis isolate JC-2024 chromosome 22, ASM4963464v1, whole genome shotgun sequence and includes:
- the RGS3 gene encoding regulator of G-protein signaling 3 isoform X9 translates to MPFFRDLSKPQALEFHADLLLGLAQPHHGSLQRRHTMKEAKDMKNRLGIFRRRNESPGGNPKLDKAVKSLKPSPEEALKWGESLERLLQHKYGLAAFRAFLRTEFSEENLEFWLACEEYKKIKSQSKMVSKAKKVFAEYIAIQSCKEVNLDSYTRDHTKENLQTVTRSCFDLAQKRIYGLMEKDPYPRFLRSELYLDLIHQKKSSPSL
- the RGS3 gene encoding regulator of G-protein signaling 3 isoform X8; this translates as MWSVSGAGSCERALRALPPASARPPAAHGPGPMHRSVVDFSEKYLERAKDMKNRLGIFRRRNESPGGNPKLDKAVKSLKPSPEEALKWGESLERLLQHKYGLAAFRAFLRTEFSEENLEFWLACEEYKKIKSQSKMVSKAKKVFAEYIAIQSCKEVNLDSYTRDHTKENLQTVTRSCFDLAQKRIYGLMEKDPYPRFLRSELYLDLIHQKKSSPSL